The window AAGTAGAAGTCAGAGCAACGTAAACACAGTGTTGGGTGAAGGAGTGTGTGTTACACATGTATGGACAGTAACAGGTTCAACAGGGTTTATATGAGacctaagtgtgtgtgtgtgtgtgaaggaacGACAGCCTTAGACACACCCACTACAGTGCTcacctgtcttctctctctctctctctctctctctctctctctctcacacacacacacacacacatacatacacctgtttaaatcaaatcacCTCGATTCTGATGAGCTTccacaataattttttttcatcatcatacGCTTTAAttttcatccattttcttcTATTCCTTTTATTCACACTCTTACCCGAGCTGGCACAGATGCTGTGTGAACCTGCCAGACTGCCATCTAAACACTTATGATGTGGTATTTGTGATATTTCAAACCGGGGTGTCAGCGTTACACAGGCCCGTCTGTCTATTATTGTCATGGGCTGAGCCGCCAAACAGGAGAGCAAACGTGTCCAGCAGGTAAAGCAATAGAATACCAAAGCATGAGTGCTGAATAACAAAGACGATTCAGCACCTCTGCCTGTaaattacttttacttcagtCTTACTTTTACATCAAGGGTGCAGTTTCTCTTAAGTTCCTGAAATCTTTCCCAGTTTCGCTTCCCTTTCTTTGAGCTTAAGCATGTAGCTCTGTTTCACTTCTCTTTGATGCTTGTGCTCTTTCAACACTTCCCACTGTATTTTgtacctctttttttttttttttaccagaaacTGCGATTTCAACATCTACTGCAATTGTAAGTAAacacagaccaaaaaaaaaaaaaagtccaggCAGGCATTTATTCCTCCTCAAAAAAATTTGGTGGATTTTTCTCACTGTATCAGGGAATACCAAAATTTACTCTAGTTTCAtacagaaaaatctgaaaaatacaattttcaaCAGTCAGCACAAGAAAAAGGAAACTAAAAAATAACAGGATACAGCAATGGTGCTCTTTGTGGTGcaacaaacatcaacaaaaactaaacccCTTTCACCAAACTATGGGGACCACATTTGTTGAGTATATTGGCTATGTGGCAGTGAACACCAATGCTGAGTGGACATCTAAATTAACAAAAAAGTCGTTTTACAGATATAATTTAACACATACTTCTGAACAACAAGGGGATGTGAGGTGAGGAAAGTTAGGAGATGTGATAATGAAGCTCACAGCTCAGTGGAAACAATGTGGTGTGAGAATATACTGAATACATATCTGTTATGTCTTTTAACTAATAATCTTTAATTATACTAAATATCATTGCATTTTTACCATACAGtttagctaaatttaaggacaATTTTAAAGTGAACAACTGTACATTTCCATTCTCTTCTCATTGTGTTCCTctgttgtattatattattataatcgtcagaaatacagagaaaaatcaAGATGGAAAGATAATTGAAGAGTATGGGAAACTCAAATTTGGTACAAACTcagtaaaacacacttaaaCCCTGACATCCCTCACAAAAGCTACAATactctttaaaaatatatagattCAGGCATATACTGTGGAATAACACTGCATCTTGTTACTGTACTATATAGCAGATATAATGGCTTATAAGATACAAAACTCAAGCTTCAAGATCAACAAAGTATGGTACATGATCCTAAGTATCTCGTTTCTGCCTACAACATCTCTAaaattctttgttttcatccatctcagtgtgtaaacatgaaaaagttCAATACATCAACTTATATGGAAGACACAGCAGAACCTACCTCCTTTTTAGTCTAGCTTCATTACAATTAACCAGAAGTGTAAATACAAGCAAACAAAATGCATACTTTTCTAGcagacttttcttctagcacaCTAAAACTAGACTCCTTCAAATAATTGcaagatgcacaaacacacacacttgtaattTCTCACTCATGTCTTTCCTCTGACAAAAACAATTAAGCTCCATTAGTAGTTTCTGCAGTTGGCAAACAACAACACCTAATAGAAAAACTGTTAGCCCTCATGTACAGTAAGCTGGAGGGGATGGGGGGAGGGGTTTTTCTCAGGCTAGCATTTGGAACTTTCAGTTAACACCAACACAGGAAGAGGGGGGAAACAATGCAGGAGAGAATAACAGAAACTAAAGAGATGGTGGTGGTCCTTTTCAGTCTCTGTATCATGTGACCAGATATATTCAGGCTGTAGCTACAACAGACTGCAGCAAACACCTGGCatcaaaaaaaaattctccaGATGTCACCTCCCagctcttattttattttatgttatgcaGAAAACTATGGTTGGTGCTGTACAAAAAAACAGATATGTCGCTGGCCATGCGGCCTGAGAAGAGGATTTCCGTGGCTATTCCCAACCTGTCTTGGGCTTGAACTTAAAAATCTTATCTAAGGTGTTTTACAGAGGCAAAGCAACTTATCTATCAGTGTTTGGGAAGTTTCTCTTACTAGAACGACTAATAATTAATCAATGATTGAGACATCAGGGTAGGCTATTCTATTTTTCTACTTGATATAGGCATTCATAGGCTTCAGCCTTTTGACAGAGTGGGCTGAACCTTTTAAGTGCCTTGCATGTCTAATCTAATCCAACTGAGGTTCTGtaactttttaattttgtttttgtatttgtgaatAACAGCAGGTGGAGCATGAGCAGAACATttggtaatgctttattttatgggtccataatttacaaataataatactttCCCACTTAGTTTCCTAAAAGATCTATGTAATTTGGTgctaattatagggaaaatagaGACTGTGTTCAATTACACTTCTAATTAATTAATCCTAATTAACTGCTAGCATAACCAAGAGAGTTTTATAGTCATTGCTAGCAGATCTGCTGAACAAGCAAAAAATAGGAAACAGGCAAGCATACtattcaatatactgtatatggagaataaagttaccaataataaattattaatcaagAGATATTTGTTTGGGTTTAGCTTTTTCTTTCAAGGACATTCCTATTTTTTCTATGATAAATACTAAATTACAGTTACATACAGAAAACATCCCATAATTTAgtaagttattttgttttattcatgacTCAAACAATTTTCTTAGGATTCAAatatctgatttatttattattattagtgtggTGCACAAACAGTGCACATCAATTGTTAAAAATAAGCTTTCATGggaaaaaatatgcatttttcttatttcataaGCTTTTAATGATTAACTGGTAATTGATCATTTACATGGCTTATGTGAATTGCTTAAAAGCTGCATCGCTAGCACCTACACAAGAACTGACTTGGCTGTCTGGGGACCCTTTTGTGTTCACACTATAGTACATACATGGTCACGTGTCCCTGACCACCATCAAATGTGGCTTGAATGACTGCATCAAGCCAGGTGCGTTCACACCTAAATTGATATTGGATCCCACCTGAGATCCAATTACCAAATACACATTTTAGTACCGCATGTGATTTGGCCCTGTGTGAACAAACTGAGGTTGTACTACAGTTCTGTACCATTTCCCTGCTGATAAAACAGTTTTATGCTGCTGTCTGCAGCTCCCCACGGGTTTGGTCCAAGGATTTGTTGCCCACACAGCGGCTCTGTCTCTGTTTATGGGTCACTCCCATGGATGAATGAGCCTGGAATCTGTGAGCATGTACAGTAATGTGGGTATGTGTGTAATTGTGCTGTATCGTAATCCATCACCTGAATTTAGTCCCAAACAAAAGGGCGTGTGCTCGATGTGTAAATGTCAGGCGTGTGTCACAATGTATATCGATATGTGAGTGTGTCTTTATGGTGCAGCAGAGGTCAGACCTGGGTGCTGTAGGGGCGTGGAGGGGGAGGAAACATGTCCGTGGGACTGTAGTAACCTAGAGGGGAGGAGCCCTGCTGGTTGACAGACAGtggaagagagacagacgggttcTCGTAGTAGGTGTGGAAGCCCAGCCGCTCCCCTCCGTTACGCATGTTGTCTGTGAGTCCAGAGCGGAGGGTGTACGGTGAACAGGTGGGGCAGTGGATGTGGTGAGAACCCGTGTCCAGCTGATCCAGAGAGACGGGGGTGATAGATGTGCCATCCATGGCAAGGGCATTGCAGGCATTGCAGGGAAAGTGTGAGAGTGGGTCTGCTCCCACCACGGAGCCCATGTCCACCTCAGAATCATTCTTCTTACAGCAGTAATACTGCAGATGAGACAAGGAAGAGaccaggggagagagagagattgagaaagAGGTGTTGGGGGTTTAGAACTTACTATATTGTAAAACATACTGGATTGTGAACATCAAGGCTATTAAAGGAATACTTTTGACATTGTGAGAAttaagcttatttgctttcttgccaagagttagatgagaagattaataccactctcatgtctgtgtgttaagtatagAGCGAGGaggcaattagcctagcttagcatacagactggaagcagggggaaacagctagcctggttctttCCAGAGTTAAAGAAATACCTAGAAACAGCTCCAAAGATCAAATTTTTAATAATGTATGAAACAACAATCAGTTACTTTCTGTAACTGTACAGTGAGAACTCTAAAGACGACTCTATTTTGTCTGCTTGTAATGTAGATTGTAGCGTTTTTGTATACATATGGCCTTAAAAGGAATTAGTTTGGGggaaataataatgtatttttatgtaactCAGCATAAGTGTATTTATGATGTATTTAATGCACACGAATACCTTTAACGGTGAAATTCCTATCAAAAATACTGTAACAACACTAAAAACGCATATTTgtataaaacattcaaatttcaaaacctgaaactgaaatacaaattgaaaacaaaactaaagaaaaatcCAAAAACTATTATATTGTGAACATACATAATATGATTAGGATCAGTTCAATTTTAATAATCTTATTTTCATCTCACTTACttgtaaatgtgaaaataaatgtgtgaattcATCTTTCCCAGGGGAGACAGGTTTATGACCCTTTAAGACTATTTCCCTTCTCCATGCATCTTGGATGGAGGTGAAGTTGTGGCAGAAATCCCTATTGTGCTTTTAAGCTCACCTTTTTTATAGGTCATCTAGAAAAAGCTTCATTGACATAGTTTTTGATTTAAATACAaactttgaattaaaaaaaatcatccttTCAAATGACTgaagcacatgcacattcaTGCATACGCAGTGACACAGTGATACCTGGAGTCTACAGTAACAGAGCACTGCTACAATGCACAGCAGTATAACTCCGGCGAGAATTCCTCCGGATATAACAATAGTTCCCGCTGACATTCGACCAGATCTCCATCAAACCCTTCAGAGTAAGACGGAGAGAGAtgaaagcaaaagagagagagatggaagtttgaagacagagaagaagagggaggaaaaaaagagaatgatCTTATTAGAAATCTGGATTTTGGTAGTGCTAGAGATTAAACTAAAATTTACTGCAAAATATTCAGCATACTTATGTCCAACAAAGGTTTCTATAATCTCTGCAAAAATAACCAATGTAAAATGAATTAGTATATTCATGTAGCATCATGATGTAACCTCAACTGATGAAACATGTTGTAACTAGTTGGTTATCATGTAGCTGTTATCAGACAGCTGGGGATGTTTCAGGCCTCACAGATACAGATGGATGATAAAGGAAAAACTGCCACAAACCTACAGAACACCATTCATCCctaatttggtgttttgatgatgatggtatGATGTGATATGACTTATTTATCGATTACAGACGTAAACAAATCCAAGGGACAACACGTATTTCCAACATGGTCCCAAgatgttaaaagacaaaacacaagacatACAACATAAAACTAATCAATAAAATCCTGAAATTCAAAATTACATCACCACAAATGAAATAGGAAATGGGCGAGAGAGCTGTTTAACACATTGCTCATACACATAACACATTAAAATACCAAACACACAATCTGTTTTCATTCTCATCCGAACATTGAGCACTCATGCCCTGTATGTAAGCATCTGCACTTGTTCCATTTCTCCACATATTCAATTTCTTtttgagagtgagatgagatcaataccactctttTGTCTGTGCTCTAAGGCTGCATTCACGTCATATCATTCAGACAGTATATCAGAGTCAGATAACTTGTCCACATCAGTATCTGAGTTGCAATTCCGAGTCTGAGATATCAGGAAGTTCAGACAGCTACGATATCTCCCAGTTGGTAAAAAGAACTACAAGTGTCAACAAACTGTTGGCAAATGGCTGTAAAGCATCCATAGCCCAGTATCAACACTACTACAATCAATTAAGCTCATTCTATACACATGTTAACGAACCGCTATAagtacgtaacattgcaaaagaAGCTAAGTAAGGCCATCAAATGATGTGACTACAAGGCTAGCAGTGAAGGTAATCATGTTGGAGAAACACTGTCTCTGAACTCCTGTTTGTCCCACTCTGCCAACATTCCATGAATGCAACATAATTACGGAGCTTGAGCCAAGaggcaattagcctagcttagcatatagactggaaagagggaaacagctagcctagttAAAAAATatgcctctaaagctcacaaattattTCACTGTGTAATCCGTAGACAAATGTTCAAATGGGCTGTTGTTCGGCCATTTCTTGCTGAACGGCAACCGGGCACAGTTCTGGAATCTTGTCGTCACTGTGCGGTTACCAGGCAACCAGTGCTATAGCCGGAGACACTCTGTAGAGATTATTGTTCATTGAAGTAGTTACAGCATATTGCTccccttaaaaccacaaattgtcattttaacatttctgtttgttcagattaaacaaatgaggtaAACTGTTTACTACTTTATTAGTAAGTTTTATAGGTACTGGCAGGTGTATTTTTGaccagaaccaggctagctgtttccctttgcttccagtcttaatgtTAAGTAaagctaatcgcctcctggctACAACTCTGtgcttaacacacagacatgagagtggcttCAATCTTATCATCTAACTTAGAAAGACAACGCctaagagtatttcccaaaatattgtaCTGTTTCTTTAATTCGTCACCCTCCTAACCATATCCTTATGGTTAACCATATGTTGTTTTCAGTTGTTATGAGCTCAGAGGAAAAATTATTTCACCCCTTGACGAAGCAGTAACATCTGAGCACTAATACAAGAGATGGGCACTTACATTAGACGACAGCGGGAGACGCAGAGATGAGTGTGAGAAGGTAGGAAACTATGACAGGCCTGTAGTGTTACTCTCAAAACCTCCTCTCACTGGAACTCCTGCACGAAAAGGAGGAGGCTTCTGTcaagagaaaattaaagaaatataggccggcagctaatgattattggATTATGGATTAATCCGTTTAGCCTATAAATTGTCGAAAAGAATGAGTGGTGACTGTTACAAGTTACCAGAGCCATAAGTGATGTACTTCAAGTTGCTTATTTAGTTttatcaacagtccaaaaacccagaagtattcaatttacaattatatgagacaaaagcagcaaatcctcacatttgagaggctggaaccatcTTGTGGATGTGGGATTTCTACACAACTATGAACTGATTATCAGAAATGTCAGATTTAATCAACTAGTTGTttcatataaatatgtatatatatcataCCCACTGTTTCATATGGAATCTGTTCTCACAATAAGATCCACAAATATAGGCATAAATTGTACGTGATTAGACTCACTACAGAAATCTTAAAAAGCAACATCTGCAAAGTGTGAGTGAATTCTAACAGTGGCAAGGGCAGCAAGGGATGTAGATGGATTAGCATGCTGAATGCAGCAGCACCTACTGTGAACACTTACCATATGGCCAGTATTTTGTATGCACACGTGCAGTACAGTTTCAGCATACTATATCTGATTCGTACATGCATCTCCTGTCATTTTTGGTTCACTGTGACTGATTCAAAAGCACCTCTCAAAGTTGCATGGATAATTATCATCAGCTGGATCTCCTGAATTCGATATTGATACAGCAattaaacaacacagaaaagATGTATTCACAACACCATTCAAAACATACATGCAACttaatatttgaaatgttgAGAACATATAAGACTCACATCTGAAAGACATAGTTTAGATACTCTTCCATCAAGAAAATATTTagatacatgcacaaacactgcCTCACTACCTCACTGCCAAATTACAGTTAAGTGTTGGGATTTCTAAATTCCTCCAGCATTCCTCCTGCATTGCAAATAATAATCTTAAACAAACATCTCTGATTGGCAGAGTCACATGGGAGCAAAAATGGTGTAAATGAAAAGGAATCAAGAATCCGCATATACACATAATTATCTCCACT is drawn from Siniperca chuatsi isolate FFG_IHB_CAS linkage group LG15, ASM2008510v1, whole genome shotgun sequence and contains these coding sequences:
- the LOC122862089 gene encoding protein FAM163A-like; translated protein: MSAGTIVISGGILAGVILLCIVAVLCYCRLQYYCCKKNDSEVDMGSVVGADPLSHFPCNACNALAMDGTSITPVSLDQLDTGSHHIHCPTCSPYTLRSGLTDNMRNGGERLGFHTYYENPSVSLPLSVNQQGSSPLGYYSPTDMFPPPPRPYSTQV